The proteins below come from a single Candidatus Anaeroferrophillus wilburensis genomic window:
- a CDS encoding CBS domain-containing protein, with translation MSVGKFCNRDVVIVEPTATIVEAARLMRHHHVGGLVVVDQQGSKVEPIGIVTDRDMVVSLIAEQIDISLLTVSDLMSGELISAVEHDSLWDTMQRMVGGGIRRLPVVSDDGSLVGIIAVDDILELLADEMGALVRIIQSEQAKERELKV, from the coding sequence ATGTCGGTAGGAAAATTCTGCAATCGTGATGTGGTTATTGTTGAGCCAACGGCGACCATCGTTGAAGCAGCAAGGCTTATGCGCCATCACCATGTGGGTGGTCTGGTGGTTGTCGATCAGCAGGGAAGCAAGGTAGAGCCCATTGGGATTGTCACCGATCGTGACATGGTGGTTTCACTCATTGCGGAGCAGATTGATATCTCCCTCCTGACGGTCAGCGACCTCATGAGCGGTGAGTTGATCAGCGCCGTCGAGCATGACAGTCTGTGGGATACCATGCAGCGCATGGTGGGCGGCGGTATCCGCCGGCTGCCGGTGGTGAGCGACGACGGATCCTTGGTGGGGATTATCGCCGTTGATGATATCCTGGAGCTGCTGGCTGATGAGATGGGTGCCCTGGTGAGAATAATCCAGAGTGAGCAGGCAAAAGAGCGGGAGCTGAAAGTCTGA
- a CDS encoding electron transfer flavoprotein subunit alpha/FixB family protein: MGTGKNVMVFIEARDGCVADVSLELICAARRLAAKLGCEVEAVALGCNLKTVLESLGQYGCQRVFYTDDSRLARFTSVPYAKTVVQTIKSHQPRIVLFGATTMGRDVAPRVASALKCGLTADCTDLQIGEHQIKDVVYQDTLLQIRPAFGGNIVATIVSPESVPSMATVREGVMKMTAPEVGKTAEVVMTPCLVADDDFLTEVLDVVREEKKVNLKAAQIIVSAGMGASDPDALDKVKELARLLGGEVGCSRPVVDAGVLDKDHQVGQTGMTVRPNLYIACGVSGQIQHRAGMSEAKRIIAINSDPQAPIFSIAHYAIVGDVKDVLTRMVKAYKTNV, translated from the coding sequence ATGGGTACGGGAAAAAATGTCATGGTGTTCATTGAAGCTAGGGATGGCTGTGTTGCCGATGTCAGTTTGGAGCTTATTTGTGCTGCCAGGCGATTGGCGGCCAAACTGGGCTGTGAGGTTGAGGCTGTTGCTTTGGGTTGCAATCTGAAAACAGTGCTGGAAAGTCTTGGCCAGTATGGTTGTCAGCGGGTTTTTTATACTGATGATAGTCGATTGGCTCGTTTCACTTCCGTTCCGTATGCCAAGACGGTTGTGCAGACGATTAAAAGCCACCAGCCGCGAATTGTCCTTTTCGGGGCAACCACCATGGGCCGGGATGTTGCTCCCCGGGTGGCTTCGGCATTGAAATGTGGTTTAACTGCTGATTGCACCGATTTGCAGATTGGCGAACACCAGATCAAGGATGTTGTTTATCAGGATACTCTGCTCCAGATCCGTCCTGCCTTTGGCGGCAATATTGTCGCAACCATCGTTTCACCCGAAAGCGTGCCCAGCATGGCAACCGTTCGCGAAGGGGTGATGAAAATGACTGCCCCGGAAGTCGGCAAAACTGCCGAGGTGGTTATGACGCCATGCCTGGTTGCCGACGATGATTTTTTGACTGAGGTGCTTGACGTGGTGCGGGAGGAGAAAAAAGTCAATCTGAAAGCAGCGCAGATCATTGTTTCTGCCGGGATGGGGGCGAGCGACCCTGATGCACTCGACAAAGTCAAGGAGCTGGCTCGTCTTCTGGGCGGTGAGGTCGGCTGTTCCCGACCTGTTGTCGATGCAGGGGTGTTGGACAAGGATCACCAAGTGGGCCAGACGGGGATGACCGTCCGTCCCAACCTTTATATTGCTTGTGGCGTTTCAGGGCAGATTCAGCATCGTGCCGGGATGTCAGAGGCCAAACGGATTATTGCCATCAATAGTGATCCCCAGGCACCGATTTTTTCCATTGCCCATTACGCAATTGTTGGTGATGTCAAAGATGTGCTGACCAGAATGGTCAAAGCCTATAAAACCAACGTTTAG
- a CDS encoding acyl-CoA dehydrogenase family protein produces the protein MANFYRDNADILFHMKHMDLARVIDLREDGFAEKDLFPYAPQDTADARDNYDRVLAIVGEIAGEFAAPRAREVDEEGAHFADGEVTYPRGIRETMERMNQADMAGFTMPRTYGGINMPMTIFSAAIEMVSRADASLMLVFGLQGLSDTIAKFGSEDQKQRYLPRFATGEVVGSMALTEPDSGSDLQSAMLRAHQDEDGIWRLNGVKRFITNGCGKVSLVMARSEDGSSSGRGLSLFIYERDQDMKIRRIEHKLGIKGSPTCELQFNNARAELLGQRKLGLIKYTIYLMNGARLAVAAQSLGIAEAAYREAYAYANDRVQFKKPVRDFTAVYEMLTDMKVAIEAARSLVYETSRIVDIKEGIEDRIEKHPERSADLRDDLKRYTRFASLFTPLAKSYAAEMANKVCYDAIQVHGGVGYTSEFDVERHYRDARITNIYEGTTQLQVVAAMGGVVGGVVSERLNEYEEDYDFAPLGDLFLSAQQLRMLLERAISHVKERGDVTFQEFHAARLVAMTSDVIIGYLLCITGLHSERKKVVARLYIAKALSRAKGTLDYILNDDCSFIDYHTTVIDAEEQL, from the coding sequence ATGGCGAATTTTTATCGTGATAATGCAGATATTCTTTTTCATATGAAACATATGGACCTGGCCCGGGTGATTGATCTGCGGGAAGACGGGTTTGCCGAAAAAGATTTGTTCCCCTATGCTCCCCAGGATACTGCTGACGCCCGCGACAACTATGATCGGGTGTTGGCGATTGTTGGTGAGATTGCCGGCGAGTTTGCCGCTCCGAGAGCCCGGGAAGTGGACGAGGAGGGGGCTCACTTTGCCGATGGTGAGGTGACCTATCCCAGGGGAATCAGGGAAACGATGGAACGGATGAATCAGGCTGACATGGCTGGCTTCACCATGCCGCGCACCTATGGCGGCATTAATATGCCCATGACTATTTTTTCAGCGGCTATTGAGATGGTTTCCCGGGCGGATGCTTCGCTGATGCTGGTTTTCGGTTTGCAGGGACTGAGTGATACGATTGCCAAGTTTGGTTCTGAGGATCAGAAACAGCGCTATCTTCCCCGGTTTGCCACCGGCGAAGTGGTGGGTTCCATGGCGTTGACCGAGCCTGATTCCGGCTCCGATCTGCAGTCGGCCATGCTGCGGGCTCACCAGGATGAGGATGGCATCTGGCGGCTCAACGGGGTGAAACGTTTCATTACCAATGGCTGCGGCAAGGTTTCACTGGTGATGGCCCGTTCTGAGGATGGCAGCAGCAGCGGCCGTGGTCTGTCCCTGTTCATTTATGAGCGTGATCAGGATATGAAAATCCGTCGGATCGAACATAAGCTGGGGATTAAAGGTTCGCCAACCTGTGAGCTGCAGTTTAACAACGCCCGGGCGGAACTGTTGGGGCAGCGCAAATTGGGGTTGATAAAATATACCATCTACCTGATGAATGGCGCCCGTCTGGCGGTGGCTGCCCAGTCGTTGGGGATTGCTGAAGCTGCGTATCGTGAAGCCTATGCCTATGCCAATGATCGGGTGCAGTTCAAAAAACCGGTACGTGATTTTACCGCAGTCTATGAGATGCTCACCGATATGAAGGTGGCGATTGAGGCGGCCCGTTCATTGGTGTATGAAACCTCACGCATAGTTGATATCAAGGAGGGGATCGAAGATCGGATTGAGAAACATCCTGAACGGTCTGCTGATCTCAGGGATGACCTGAAACGCTATACTCGGTTTGCCTCCCTGTTCACCCCCCTGGCCAAAAGCTATGCTGCCGAAATGGCCAACAAGGTTTGTTATGATGCTATTCAGGTTCATGGCGGGGTTGGCTATACGAGCGAATTTGACGTGGAACGCCACTATCGGGATGCCCGGATTACCAATATTTACGAAGGGACCACGCAGCTGCAGGTGGTGGCTGCCATGGGTGGTGTTGTTGGTGGGGTGGTCTCCGAGCGCCTCAATGAATATGAGGAGGACTATGATTTTGCTCCGCTGGGCGATCTTTTCCTATCTGCCCAGCAGCTGCGTATGCTGCTGGAGCGGGCAATCTCCCATGTTAAAGAGCGTGGCGATGTGACCTTTCAGGAATTTCATGCAGCCCGCCTGGTGGCCATGACCTCCGATGTTATCATCGGTTACCTGCTGTGCATTACTGGCCTTCATTCGGAGCGCAAAAAAGTTGTTGCCCGCTTGTATATTGCTAAGGCGTTGTCGCGGGCCAAGGGGACGCTTGACTATATTCTCAATGATGATTGCAGTTTCATCGACTACCACACAACCGTCATTGATGCTGAGGAACAGCTCTAG